In Paenibacillus kyungheensis, the following are encoded in one genomic region:
- a CDS encoding NAD(P)-dependent oxidoreductase — MKKIGFIGLGTMGLPMAANLLKAGYTLTVYNRTASKAESLVQQGAHQVHTPREAATDQDMVITIISDDASIVDVYEGEDGILNAVQNGLTVMDCSTISPSLVKQLATSITDKGGQFLDAPVTGSEPAAIDGTLVFMVGGDPHVIDAHQDVFETLGRKVIPMGANGSGATAKLAHNTIVGIHTVALAEAFAVAAKGGIDPSAFYELVRMGAAGSRTAELKGQKIIDGDYTNQFSLALMLKDLKLASVLNDTNGVPSPMLNLAKSMFQIGQTKGYGDDDLSVIAKCYEEWIGQTINGKEL, encoded by the coding sequence ATGAAAAAAATCGGATTTATTGGCCTTGGCACGATGGGTCTACCTATGGCAGCCAATTTGCTCAAAGCAGGTTATACCTTAACTGTATACAATCGTACAGCATCCAAAGCAGAATCTCTAGTTCAACAAGGAGCCCATCAAGTACATACTCCGCGTGAAGCCGCTACAGATCAAGATATGGTGATCACGATCATTAGTGATGATGCTTCGATTGTTGATGTGTACGAAGGTGAAGATGGTATTTTAAATGCTGTCCAAAACGGATTAACCGTTATGGATTGCAGTACCATTTCTCCATCACTTGTCAAACAATTAGCCACTTCGATTACAGACAAAGGTGGTCAATTTCTAGATGCTCCTGTAACCGGTAGTGAGCCTGCTGCTATTGATGGAACACTTGTATTTATGGTTGGCGGTGACCCACACGTTATTGATGCTCATCAAGATGTATTTGAGACACTAGGTCGCAAAGTCATTCCAATGGGTGCTAACGGTAGCGGTGCAACTGCCAAACTTGCTCATAATACGATCGTAGGTATTCATACGGTTGCTCTTGCTGAAGCTTTTGCTGTAGCAGCCAAAGGCGGGATCGATCCATCGGCATTTTATGAACTGGTACGTATGGGCGCAGCCGGCAGTCGCACAGCTGAACTCAAAGGTCAAAAAATTATCGATGGTGATTACACCAACCAATTTTCATTAGCATTAATGCTCAAAGACCTCAAACTTGCCTCTGTGCTTAACGATACCAACGGTGTCCCTTCGCCCATGCTAAATCTGGCAAAAAGTATGTTCCAGATCGGTCAAACCAAAGGCTATGGTGATGACGATCTTTCTGTTATCGCTAAATGCTATGAAGAATGGATCGGTCAAACGATCAACGGCAAAGAGCTGTAA
- a CDS encoding glucose-6-phosphate isomerase, producing the protein MAKTVKFDYSNALSFVAQHEVDYFAEPIRLAHEQLHNGTGAGSDFLGWIDLPTAYDKEEFARIQKAAAKIQSDSEVLIVIGIGGSYLGARAAIEMLTHSFYNTLPKDKRKTPEIYFAGNNISSTYVNQLLENIEGKDFSVNVISKSGTTTEPAIAFRIFRAELEKKYGKEEAKKRIYATTDRAKGALKTLADAEGYETFVIPDDVGGRYSVLTPVGLLPIATAGINIEEMMQGAADAAKEYSNPNVAENESYQYAAVRNALYRKGKAIEILVNYEPSLHFVSEWWKQLFGESEGKDFKGIFPAAVDFSTDLHSMGQFIQDGSRNIFETVVQVENVASHITIESDPDDLDGLNFLTGKTLDFVNKKAFQGTLLAHTDGQVPNLIVNIQDQTPYSFGYLVYFFEKACGISGYLSGVNPFDQEGVEAYKKNMFALLGKPGFEKQKAELEARLSE; encoded by the coding sequence ATGGCTAAAACAGTTAAATTTGATTACAGTAACGCTCTTTCTTTTGTCGCTCAACACGAAGTGGATTATTTTGCAGAGCCGATTCGTTTGGCTCACGAACAATTGCATAACGGCACAGGCGCAGGTTCTGATTTCTTAGGATGGATTGATTTGCCTACAGCTTACGATAAAGAAGAATTTGCTCGCATTCAAAAAGCAGCAGCAAAAATTCAAAGCGATTCCGAAGTATTGATCGTTATCGGTATTGGTGGTTCGTACTTAGGTGCTCGTGCAGCGATCGAAATGTTAACTCATTCGTTCTATAACACACTACCTAAAGACAAACGCAAAACGCCTGAAATTTATTTCGCTGGTAACAACATCAGTTCTACGTATGTAAACCAATTGCTTGAAAATATTGAAGGTAAAGATTTCTCTGTGAATGTTATCTCCAAATCAGGTACAACAACAGAGCCAGCAATTGCTTTCCGTATTTTCCGCGCAGAACTTGAGAAAAAATATGGTAAAGAAGAAGCGAAAAAACGCATCTATGCAACAACTGACCGTGCAAAAGGCGCTTTGAAAACATTGGCTGATGCAGAAGGTTACGAAACATTCGTGATTCCTGATGATGTTGGTGGACGTTACTCTGTATTGACTCCTGTAGGATTGTTGCCTATCGCTACAGCAGGTATCAATATTGAAGAAATGATGCAAGGTGCAGCAGACGCAGCGAAAGAATACAGCAATCCTAATGTTGCTGAAAACGAAAGCTACCAATATGCAGCAGTGCGTAATGCTCTATACCGTAAAGGTAAAGCGATCGAAATTCTAGTTAACTATGAGCCTTCGTTACACTTTGTATCTGAATGGTGGAAACAACTATTCGGCGAAAGTGAAGGTAAAGACTTCAAAGGTATCTTCCCAGCAGCTGTAGATTTCTCAACAGACTTGCACTCTATGGGTCAATTTATCCAAGACGGTAGCCGTAACATTTTCGAAACAGTAGTACAAGTTGAAAATGTAGCTAGTCATATTACGATCGAATCGGATCCAGATGACTTGGATGGCTTGAACTTCTTAACAGGCAAAACACTTGATTTTGTAAACAAAAAAGCATTCCAGGGTACATTGCTTGCTCATACTGATGGTCAAGTACCTAACTTGATTGTAAATATTCAAGATCAAACACCGTATTCTTTCGGATACCTTGTGTATTTCTTTGAAAAAGCTTGCGGAATCAGCGGTTACTTGTCAGGTGTAAATCCATTTGACCAAGAAGGCGTAGAAGCTTACAAAAAGAATATGTTTGCATTGCTAGGTAAACCAGGATTTGAAAAACAAAAAGCAGAACTTGAAGCAAGACTTTCCGAATAA
- a CDS encoding YigZ family protein, producing MDKPERYRTVKQEGVKEIVIKKSRFLGHVMPVQNEEEAIAFIERIKKQHWNATHNCSAYLIGSRAEIQRQSDDGEPSGTAGKPILEVIKNQQLQDVAIVVTRYFGGIMLGAGGLIRAYTDGAVAAIEAGEAITRILHQEVAVELDYTWLGKVENELRNRGIRTAETDFTDKVIMNCLPVASEAEAFKAWITDITQGQSVITEGEQRYFIEAAF from the coding sequence ATGGATAAGCCTGAACGGTATCGTACAGTAAAGCAAGAAGGTGTCAAAGAAATCGTGATCAAAAAATCTCGTTTTCTAGGGCATGTGATGCCTGTACAAAATGAAGAAGAAGCGATTGCTTTTATAGAACGAATTAAAAAGCAACACTGGAATGCAACTCATAATTGTTCTGCTTACTTGATTGGTTCGCGTGCAGAAATACAACGTCAATCAGATGATGGAGAACCAAGCGGTACAGCAGGCAAGCCGATTTTGGAGGTGATCAAAAATCAGCAACTTCAAGATGTAGCGATTGTAGTCACTCGTTATTTTGGAGGGATTATGTTAGGCGCAGGTGGATTGATTCGTGCGTATACAGACGGCGCTGTAGCGGCGATTGAAGCAGGGGAAGCAATTACTCGTATACTTCATCAAGAAGTTGCAGTAGAATTGGATTACACCTGGCTCGGCAAAGTAGAAAATGAATTGCGAAATCGCGGTATTCGCACAGCCGAGACTGATTTTACCGATAAAGTGATTATGAATTGCTTACCTGTTGCAAGTGAAGCCGAAGCATTCAAAGCATGGATCACTGATATTACGCAGGGACAATCTGTGATCACTGAAGGTGAACAGCGTTACTTTATCGAAGCTGCATTTTGA
- a CDS encoding pyrimidine/purine nucleoside phosphorylase yields MTQLEQVTVIKEANIYYEGKVTSRAVILPDGSKITLGIMLPGSYEFGTDQHETMEILSGELRVLLPDTEEWLDIKGQATFEVPAHTKFKLEIAVVTDYCCSYA; encoded by the coding sequence ATGACGCAATTAGAACAGGTTACAGTAATCAAAGAAGCTAATATTTATTATGAAGGCAAAGTAACAAGCCGTGCTGTGATTTTGCCAGATGGTAGCAAAATTACGTTAGGGATTATGTTGCCGGGCTCTTATGAATTTGGAACAGATCAACACGAAACGATGGAAATTCTGTCCGGTGAACTTCGTGTCCTGTTACCAGATACCGAAGAATGGTTAGATATTAAAGGACAGGCAACATTTGAAGTGCCTGCTCATACCAAGTTCAAACTTGAAATTGCTGTGGTTACTGATTATTGTTGCTCTTATGCTTAA